Genomic window (Rossellomorea aquimaris):
TTTCAAGAAGAATGATCTCTATTTCACTATCCAGTTTTCTAATTTGTGATGCAGTGGTGGCACCGCCGCCGACCGCCCCAATAATGATGACTTTTTTCTTCATGTTTTTCCTCCTAAATGAAAGAAGTCTAATGGATATATTGTACCCATTAGACTTCTTTGAAAAACCGGATTATCGGAAGTTTACGTACTGCACATCGATAGAAAGATCTGCCTCACGGATCGCAGCGATGATTTTTTGAAGATCATCCTTGCTTTTTCCAGTGACCCGTACTTGATCATCCTGCACCTGACTCTTTACTTTTACGCCGGAGTTTTTGATGATGGTATTGATTTTTTTCGCATTTTCTTTATCGATTCCTTGAACAAGTTTCGCACGCTGTCGGACGGTTCCGCCGGATGCCCCTTCAAGCTTGCTGTAGTCAAGGTTTTTAACAGGAACATTACGCTTGATGAGTTTACTTAGAAGAACATCCTTTAACTGATTCATTTTAAATTCATCATCAGAAATGAGAACGATTTCCTCTCCATCTAATTTAATGTCACTCTTACTTCCTTTAAAGTCATAGCGTGTTTGAACTTCCTTCAACGCAATTTGAATCGCATTACTCACTTCAGACATATCCACTTTCGACACAATATCAAATGAACTCTCTTTTGCCATATGTAACCCCTCCATAGTATTATCTCTTTCATTATAGACAACCTTTGACGGTGCATACAACTTCTATGAGTGCATTGGGGGGATTTTTTAAAAAAATAAAAAGCACCAGCTCTATAAAGAACTGGCACTTTCTCATATCAAAGAGCCGGGGGCTGCCCAAGACAATCCCTTACAAATGATCCGTCTTTTTAGAATACTGATTCTTCCCGGCTTTACGGTTCACTTCTTTGATCTTATTCTTTTCCTGGCGCAAGGCGTTGTTGTCTCTGGCCTTTTTTTCGTTATCAGATGTATGTGGCATAATGATTCTCCCTTCGAGTATAATCTCCCTCTTAGTATGAGGAAGAATAGGGGAGTTTATGAGTGTTCGTTTAAGAAAAATATGGCTAAAGTGCCTGTGCCTGTATGAGAACCTATGGCACATCCAATAATACTGATATATACATCTTTCGGTGTGAATTTTTCTTGAATGAGCTTCTTCATTTCAAGGGCAAGTTCTTCGTCGTCTCCGTGGCTGATGGCAATCACTTGATTGGAGAGATCCTCACCCCGTTCTTCCATCAAGTCGAGAATTCGTTTGAGAAGCTTCTTTTTCCCACGCAATTTTTCAATCGGGACAAGCTTTCCATCTTCCACATGAAGGAGAGGCTTGATGTTTAGCAGTCCGC
Coding sequences:
- a CDS encoding YajQ family cyclic di-GMP-binding protein gives rise to the protein MAKESSFDIVSKVDMSEVSNAIQIALKEVQTRYDFKGSKSDIKLDGEEIVLISDDEFKMNQLKDVLLSKLIKRNVPVKNLDYSKLEGASGGTVRQRAKLVQGIDKENAKKINTIIKNSGVKVKSQVQDDQVRVTGKSKDDLQKIIAAIREADLSIDVQYVNFR
- a CDS encoding DUF3941 domain-containing protein, which codes for MPHTSDNEKKARDNNALRQEKNKIKEVNRKAGKNQYSKKTDHL